A single window of Ananas comosus cultivar F153 linkage group 19, ASM154086v1, whole genome shotgun sequence DNA harbors:
- the LOC109724986 gene encoding quinone oxidoreductase PIG3, producing the protein MKAVVIARPGGAEVLEVREVEDPAVGDDEVLIKVEAAALNRADTLQRMGLHPPPAGASPYPGLECSGTILALGRSVVGSRWKIGDRVCALLSGGGYAEKVAVPAGQVLPVPEGVSLRDAASFPEVACTVWSTIFMTSRLSPGESLLVHGGSSGIGTFAIQIAKHLGIRVFVTAGSEEKLAACKNLGADACFNYKTEDFVARVKEETGGKGVDVILDNVGASYLQRNLDSLNVDGRLFIIGLQGGRVTEVNLSCLLARRLTIQAAGLRNRTPENKAIIVSEVEKHVWPAIAAGKVKPVIHKAFPLSEVVEAHRLMESSAHIGKILLIP; encoded by the exons atgaaggcGGTGGTTATCGCGAGGCCCGGCGGGGCGGAGGTGCTGGAGGTGCGGGAGGTGGAGGATCCGGCGGTGGGCGACGACGAGGTGCTGATCAAGGTGGAGGCGGCCGCACTGAACCGGGCCGATACCCTGCAGCGGATGGGTTTGCACCCCCCGCCCGCGGGCGCCAGCCCCTACCCCGGCCTGGAGTGCTCCGGCACCATCCTCGCGCTCGGCCGCTCCGTCGTCGGCTCCCGCTGGAAGATCGGAGACCGC GTGTGCGCTCTTCTGAGCGGCGGAGGGTACGCGGAAAAAGTGGCGGTACCGGCGGGGCAGGTCCTCCCCGTTCCGGAAGGTGTCTCCTTGAGGGACGCCGCGAGCTTCCCCGAGGTGGCCTGCACGGTCTGGTCCACCATCTTCATGACCAGCCGATTGTCCCCTGGCGAATCTCTCCTG GTTCACGGGGGATCCAGCGGAATCGGTACATTTGCTATCCAGATAGCGAAGCACCTTGGAATTAGGGTGTTTGTCACTGCAG GAAGCGAAGAAAAATTGGCTGCGTGCAAGAATCTTGGTGCTGACGCCTGCTTTAATTATAAGACTGAAGACTTTGTGGCGAGAGTAAAGGAAGAAACAGGAGGCAAAG GTGTTGATGTTATACTGGACAATGTCGGTGCATCATACCTTCAGCGGAATCTTGACAGCTTAAATGTTGATGGTAGGCTTTTCATCATTGGCTTACAGGGAGGAAGAGTTACTGAAGTGAACCTGTCATGTTTGCTAGCAAGGCGCTTGACTATCCAGG CTGCGGGGCTGCGGAATAGAACCCCAGAGAATAAGGCGATTATAGTGAGCGAGGTGGAGAAGCATGTGTGGCCTGCAATTGCTGCAGGCAAGGTGAAGCCCGTGATCCACAAAGCTTTTCCCTTGTCAGAAGTGGTAGAGGCTCACAGGCTGATGGAGAGCAGTGCTCATATTGGTAAGATATTGCTGATTCCGTGA